In Streptomyces sp. NBC_00414, a single window of DNA contains:
- a CDS encoding DUF6233 domain-containing protein codes for MFDDLPADLSRLLALRTWHAMWLERIDAKIAAVRQREAEREHRRLTRPPGPEWVVELGIGDGRPPVEVHAGHCYTIGKRRKPVSRDEARRLLDAGLRVCSHCTPDTLLDIPLSSRPALAAAAH; via the coding sequence ATGTTCGATGACCTACCCGCTGACCTGAGCCGACTACTTGCGCTGAGGACCTGGCACGCCATGTGGCTGGAGCGCATCGACGCAAAGATCGCTGCTGTCCGGCAGCGGGAAGCCGAGCGGGAACACCGTCGGCTTACCCGGCCCCCGGGGCCGGAGTGGGTGGTCGAGCTGGGTATCGGTGACGGCCGCCCGCCCGTGGAAGTTCACGCCGGGCACTGCTACACCATCGGTAAGCGGCGTAAGCCCGTCAGCCGTGACGAAGCCCGCCGGCTCCTCGATGCCGGACTGCGCGTGTGCAGCCACTGCACCCCAGACACCCTGCTCGACATCCCCTTATCCAGCCGCCCGGCCCTTGCCGCCGCGGCGCACTGA
- a CDS encoding GlxA family transcriptional regulator: MLLPAVGLESVDRITASVRSDANAWVPALAREAHATGAELAAACTGSFFLAESGVLDGRRATTSWWAGSAFRTRYPKVHLDDSRTLVHDGSVTTAGAAFAHIDLALSVVHRHSPTLADTVARHLLIGDRPSQAAFAAPTLLAQADPVVAAFERWARNHMSDPPSLRTAAQTLGISERTLQRTTQSVIGMSPLDFLQEIRLDEATFLLRTTSLSPDAIADRVGYRNTSTLRNLVRRRRGTTLRALRQGGTDQD, from the coding sequence TTGCTGCTGCCTGCGGTCGGGCTCGAAAGCGTCGACCGGATCACCGCGAGTGTGCGATCAGACGCCAACGCGTGGGTTCCGGCGCTCGCACGCGAGGCACACGCGACCGGGGCTGAACTCGCAGCTGCGTGTACGGGCAGCTTCTTCTTGGCGGAGTCCGGAGTTCTTGACGGGAGGCGTGCCACCACCAGTTGGTGGGCGGGGTCGGCCTTCCGCACCCGCTATCCGAAGGTGCACCTGGACGACTCGCGAACCCTGGTCCACGACGGCTCCGTCACCACAGCCGGCGCGGCCTTTGCGCACATCGACCTTGCGTTGTCCGTAGTGCACCGCCACAGCCCCACCCTGGCCGATACAGTTGCCCGACATCTCCTGATCGGGGACCGTCCCTCGCAAGCCGCTTTCGCCGCTCCGACCCTGCTGGCCCAAGCAGATCCTGTGGTAGCCGCGTTCGAGCGCTGGGCACGCAATCACATGTCCGACCCACCTTCACTCAGGACAGCTGCCCAGACTCTAGGCATAAGTGAACGGACACTGCAGCGCACCACCCAGTCGGTGATCGGCATGTCACCTCTGGACTTCCTCCAGGAAATCCGCCTCGACGAGGCGACATTCCTGCTGCGCACCACATCCCTGAGCCCTGACGCCATCGCTGACCGTGTCGGTTACCGCAACACCAGCACTCTGCGGAATCTGGTCCGCCGCCGCCGGGGCACGACCCTGCGGGCCCTACGCCAAGGAGGCACGGACCAGGACTGA
- a CDS encoding transposase family protein, with product MIISNRRITGLTSDLIAKLVAEIGPLWHERHQTKLASRPRKRTVGGGPKHRLVFVDRLLATLVHLRHGVTHDVLACWFGVDRSTITRAVNEVRPLLAERGCTVSTDVRLQTLAEVVDHLGSSGTTGIIDGTEIRVRRPAAGRKDRDKFISGKNKQNAVKSMVVTDHAGRVLWCSPARPASCADITHVRQLELVTLLADAPALEILADAGYQGLGAQTGGRVVTPPHRKFKKNAPDWYEEMYERQRKAHSSRRIRVEHGIVHLKNWRALARHLGRREHMSDIVQAIAGLLSHQQTADLHSTRQT from the coding sequence GTGATCATCAGCAACCGTCGGATCACGGGGCTGACAAGCGATTTGATCGCTAAACTCGTAGCCGAGATAGGCCCGTTGTGGCATGAGCGGCACCAGACCAAGCTGGCCTCCCGGCCACGGAAGCGGACCGTGGGCGGCGGGCCGAAACACCGCCTGGTGTTCGTCGACCGCCTGCTGGCCACCCTCGTCCATCTTCGGCACGGAGTCACTCACGACGTACTGGCCTGCTGGTTCGGAGTGGACCGCTCGACCATCACACGAGCTGTCAACGAGGTGCGGCCGCTGCTCGCCGAGCGAGGCTGCACCGTCAGCACCGACGTGCGGCTGCAAACCCTGGCCGAGGTCGTCGATCACCTCGGCTCGAGCGGGACGACCGGCATCATCGACGGCACCGAGATCCGTGTCCGGCGACCGGCCGCAGGGCGCAAGGACCGGGACAAGTTCATCTCTGGCAAGAACAAGCAGAATGCCGTCAAATCCATGGTGGTCACGGACCACGCGGGGCGCGTGCTGTGGTGCAGCCCCGCTCGTCCCGCGAGCTGCGCGGACATCACCCACGTCCGCCAGTTGGAGCTGGTCACGCTCCTGGCCGACGCGCCCGCGCTCGAGATCCTCGCTGACGCCGGTTACCAGGGCCTGGGCGCGCAGACCGGCGGCCGGGTGGTGACGCCCCCGCATCGCAAGTTCAAGAAGAACGCCCCCGACTGGTATGAGGAGATGTACGAGCGTCAGCGCAAGGCACATTCCTCGCGTCGTATCCGGGTCGAGCACGGCATCGTCCATCTGAAGAACTGGCGGGCTCTGGCCCGGCACCTCGGCCGCCGCGAGCACATGAGCGACATCGTCCAGGCCATCGCCGGCCTGCTCTCTCACCAGCAGACCGCGGACCTGCACTCGACACGGCAGACGTGA